From Desulfovibrio sp., a single genomic window includes:
- a CDS encoding endo alpha-1,4 polygalactosaminidase, producing the protein MDSWACFYGSKDNPSLTRFDLVVLESGHLAPPAKKSGKPISLGYISLGEVDMDGRYWDSLKSETFLQGKSEAWNSKLVDIRAPQWRAFVLERLVTDVLARGYDGVFLDTLDSSLYLEDQKPDEFSGMRQAALDLVGAIRDRFPEIPICINRAAPLWQELAPKVQFVLAECLYGDYDFKKKRFVLTSKPDRAQLLAAAAMARKANPELTLLSLDYISPKDHSGIRAATAFSRKHGFIPYVSTPKLDTVSTRALTH; encoded by the coding sequence GTGGACAGCTGGGCGTGTTTTTATGGTTCCAAGGACAACCCCTCATTGACCCGATTCGATCTGGTGGTTTTGGAATCTGGCCATTTGGCTCCACCTGCCAAAAAAAGCGGAAAGCCGATTTCCCTGGGGTATATAAGCCTGGGCGAAGTCGACATGGATGGCCGCTACTGGGACAGCCTCAAGAGTGAGACCTTCCTGCAGGGCAAAAGCGAAGCATGGAATTCGAAACTGGTTGATATTCGCGCGCCCCAGTGGCGGGCTTTCGTCCTGGAACGGCTGGTTACTGATGTCCTTGCCAGGGGGTATGATGGCGTCTTTCTGGATACCCTGGACTCAAGCCTCTACCTTGAAGACCAGAAGCCCGATGAGTTCAGCGGAATGCGGCAGGCGGCACTGGATCTCGTGGGGGCTATCAGAGATAGATTCCCGGAAATCCCTATTTGTATCAACCGGGCGGCTCCATTGTGGCAGGAGTTGGCGCCGAAGGTTCAGTTTGTATTGGCTGAATGCCTCTATGGCGACTACGACTTCAAAAAGAAACGGTTCGTGCTGACCAGTAAACCCGACAGAGCCCAGTTGCTGGCCGCTGCGGCCATGGCCAGGAAGGCTAATCCGGAACTGACTTTACTCAGCCTGGATTACATTTCGCCCAAAGACCACTCAGGGATAAGGGCTGCCACGGCATTTTCCCGCAAGCACGGCTTCATCCCCTATGTCAGCACTCCCAAACTCGATACGGTCTCCACTCGTGCGCTCACGCATTAG
- a CDS encoding tetratricopeptide repeat protein: MKCIQTAIFPAIGLRLLLALGFGTAMAFSFGLANAQVGAGVSDPTARMPSQMPGANPAVSIPKPKEQPLPEIAEDAPLRQKKLSEALVLSRLGRHGEARKLYLQLASDYPGDQEIIIALCELLVDQRELDSALAWMEKAGQPDSRLMRLKARIYMEARMPGRALPILKSLSEASPNDAALHIDLASAYSESGDPVLAIKEAKRAVSLEPDNREFVRYAQEIERSRNPKVSTSYQRYTQGQGTLISTASTEGQTPLGGRFSLKVGYNRIFVGKNNYGQSATSVIVTDRVSQTQTFTETFTDTDPETGQTTTFTQTGQFTDVTEVQRLAGITIQGGSPPIAVDMDYYRTSVLWQGPGGWELEGGVGYFNSGGGQFGQFATVRYTPWAGSRLTVQAERNSPWYDPPEAAPRQGSYDTAKINLDTTFQDRWGMVLEFQGTQYKLYDAVPYANRLAMTASISRKIFSVPNTWLAYTFAPAKAHYLTQPQNVQVSADTIVVGTRPVALQLNEAIHQLSLNSVWQPRNWIQLGFYGGIGRDLYRTHPYYFLAPALVIRPSENIEWETRGEYRSETRLIRDDAPSTLLYTGLKVTM; this comes from the coding sequence ATGAAATGCATACAAACAGCGATATTTCCCGCAATCGGGCTGCGGCTGCTCCTGGCTCTCGGGTTTGGGACCGCCATGGCATTTTCCTTCGGTCTGGCGAACGCCCAAGTGGGGGCGGGCGTGAGCGATCCGACTGCCAGAATGCCCTCCCAGATGCCCGGGGCAAATCCAGCCGTGTCGATCCCAAAGCCAAAAGAACAACCTCTGCCTGAAATAGCCGAAGACGCTCCTCTGCGTCAGAAAAAACTCAGCGAAGCCCTGGTTCTCTCTCGTTTGGGCCGGCACGGCGAGGCCAGGAAATTATACCTCCAGCTGGCCTCGGACTATCCGGGCGACCAGGAAATAATAATAGCTCTCTGCGAACTTCTTGTGGACCAGCGTGAACTGGACTCCGCGCTTGCATGGATGGAGAAAGCCGGTCAACCGGATTCTCGCCTGATGCGTCTCAAGGCCAGAATCTACATGGAGGCCCGCATGCCTGGGCGGGCCCTGCCGATACTCAAGTCGCTTTCGGAGGCGTCCCCCAACGATGCCGCTCTCCACATCGACCTGGCTTCCGCATACTCCGAGTCAGGGGACCCTGTCCTGGCCATCAAGGAAGCCAAGCGTGCCGTCAGCCTCGAACCGGACAACAGGGAATTCGTCCGTTACGCCCAGGAGATCGAGAGATCCCGCAATCCCAAGGTGAGCACGTCCTACCAGCGATACACCCAGGGACAGGGCACGCTCATTAGCACCGCGAGCACAGAAGGCCAGACCCCTCTTGGGGGAAGGTTCTCCTTGAAAGTCGGGTACAACCGCATCTTTGTTGGCAAGAACAACTACGGGCAGAGCGCAACGTCAGTTATCGTCACTGACAGAGTCAGCCAGACCCAGACCTTCACCGAAACCTTTACCGACACCGACCCTGAAACGGGCCAGACCACCACGTTCACGCAGACTGGACAATTCACCGATGTCACCGAGGTGCAGAGGCTGGCCGGGATAACCATTCAGGGAGGCTCCCCCCCCATCGCGGTTGATATGGATTACTATCGTACCTCGGTTTTATGGCAGGGGCCCGGAGGATGGGAACTCGAGGGTGGGGTGGGCTATTTCAACAGCGGCGGAGGGCAGTTCGGGCAGTTCGCGACGGTGCGCTACACTCCCTGGGCCGGTTCCAGGCTTACGGTCCAGGCTGAACGCAACTCCCCCTGGTACGATCCGCCCGAAGCGGCGCCACGCCAAGGTTCTTACGATACGGCTAAAATCAACCTGGATACAACCTTCCAGGACCGCTGGGGCATGGTCCTGGAGTTCCAGGGAACCCAGTACAAACTCTACGACGCTGTGCCCTACGCCAACCGCCTGGCCATGACCGCGTCCATCTCCCGAAAGATATTCAGCGTTCCCAATACCTGGCTGGCCTACACATTCGCTCCTGCCAAGGCTCACTACCTCACGCAACCTCAGAACGTTCAGGTCTCCGCCGACACCATAGTGGTAGGAACGCGTCCGGTAGCGCTTCAACTGAACGAAGCCATCCATCAGTTGTCCCTCAACAGTGTCTGGCAACCGCGCAACTGGATACAGTTGGGATTCTACGGAGGAATCGGCCGCGATCTCTACCGTACCCATCCCTACTATTTTCTTGCTCCGGCCCTCGTCATCCGTCCGAGTGAAAACATCGAGTGGGAAACCCGGGGGGAATACCGCAGTGAGACGCGGCTCATCCGGGATGATGCCCCCAGCACGCTTTTATATACCGGCCTCAAGGTGACAATGTGA
- a CDS encoding penicillin-binding protein activator LpoB, with amino-acid sequence MPRKVAVFPMANLTTHPYAGQIIGELLFTELKSVQQFSVMSNAESWKAFQGKETDLEEAALHQNVRQTALQLGVDAAVFGSVTEYRYKRGVDEEPVVGVAIRLMDVGTGTILWGASLSKAGGCCSFGGDTLSSTAQKVCKDLVNSLQKEFLRKGAHKSGTAG; translated from the coding sequence ATGCCGCGAAAAGTGGCTGTGTTCCCTATGGCGAACCTGACCACCCATCCGTATGCGGGCCAGATAATAGGCGAACTCCTTTTCACTGAACTCAAGAGCGTCCAGCAGTTCAGTGTGATGAGCAATGCTGAATCATGGAAGGCCTTTCAGGGCAAAGAGACGGATCTGGAAGAAGCGGCTCTCCATCAGAACGTGCGTCAAACGGCTCTTCAACTCGGAGTGGATGCCGCTGTGTTCGGATCGGTCACCGAGTATCGTTACAAACGCGGTGTCGACGAAGAGCCCGTGGTCGGAGTGGCCATCCGTTTGATGGACGTGGGCACAGGCACTATTCTCTGGGGTGCCTCCTTATCGAAGGCGGGTGGTTGTTGCTCCTTTGGGGGAGACACGCTCTCCAGCACTGCCCAAAAGGTTTGCAAAGACCTTGTGAACAGCCTTCAGAAAGAATTCTTGCGCAAGGGCGCCCACAAGTCCGGTACAGCCGGATAG